One genomic region from Phragmites australis chromosome 1, lpPhrAust1.1, whole genome shotgun sequence encodes:
- the LOC133884194 gene encoding uncharacterized protein LOC133884194 — protein MKWSEVRLTFSQADHPGCIRHPGRYPIVVEPTVQNIRLGRVFIDRESSINLLFVDALGTLQIPRSLLRPSPPFFGITPGSSAKPQGKSSCPLPSARGTTSEPKGRPSMAQFMAISHYTYQAIKIPGPAGVITIVGNTKMAKHCDKRSLDMDELTPGSQPVTCDPIGRPIKVHVIASPDDRLKAVSLDDTDPTKTVQIRVALDPK, from the exons atgaagtggtcggaggtccgGCTCACTTTCAGCCAGGCCGACCACCCCGGGTGCATCAGACaccctggtcgctaccccatcgtggtcgaaCCCACGGTGCAAAACATACGACTGGGCCGAGTATTCATCGACAGGGAgagctcgatcaacctcctcttcgtcgACGCGCTGGGCACCCTACAGATTCCAAGGAGCTTGTTGAGGCCATCTCCACCCTTCTTCGGGATCACCCCGGGCTCTTCAGCTAAGCCTCAGGGCAAATCGAGCTGCCCATTACCTTCGGCTCGCGGGACAACTTCAGAACCGAAAGG ACGACCAtcaatggcccagttcatggccatTTCCCACTATACATACCAAGCGATCAAAATCCCTGGGCCAGCAGGGGTCATCACCATTGTTGGCAACACCAAAATGGCCAagcactgcgacaagaggagcctcgacatggacgAGCTGACACCTGGATCACAACCTGTGACTTGTGATCCTATTGGGCGACCAATAAAGGTCCATGTCATCGCCAGCCCAGACGATCGGCTCAAGGCAGTGAGCCTGGACGACACCGACCCGACCAAGACGGTCCAGATACGGGTCGCATTGGACCCCAAATAG
- the LOC133915816 gene encoding TPR repeat-containing thioredoxin TTL1-like — protein MSEADRIRLRAAALALHDDGVRDKPDAKANVFADLGSPVSPLQPRASVATSSSSSSGSAKSPAPSNAGMAGGRSHSGELVAESNPPRLPGHGHRRCGSGPLIFSGGSSGGSGGGGGGGGGDRGSTASSPMLNALPAGNICLSGRVPGPAAAPPPPRSRPDVLGSGTGHYGHGSIMRGAGMAPARSSIDASSFLGHSSRSPASSPGSSGSLQDVTRLGNECYKKGKFAEALRHYDRAMALCPESAACRGNRAAALIGLGRLAAALRECEEAVRLDPGSGRAHSRVAGVCLRLGMIYKARRHFTQAGHLQQSDPAEWQKLQEVEMHLGRCTDARKIGDWKSALREADAAIAAGADSSQLLLALRSEALLQLHKLEEAHSTLACLLKLESAPSSLTAEKLSGMLAESYVHIVRAQVDMALGRFDTAVAAAEKARDLDPGNAEVGMILNNVRLVAGARAQGNDLFKAAKFSDASIAYGEGLKYDPSNSVLHCNRAACWSKLERWDKAVDDCNEALRIQPNYTKALLRRAASYAKLERWADCVRDYEVLRKELPSDKEVAEALFHAQIALKATRGEDVSNMKFGGEVEIVTNVEQLCAAISSPGISVVYFMSAMNQQCTQMTPSVDILCTECPSVNFLKVNVDDSPMVAKAENVRIVPTFKIYKAGVRAKEMICPSLHVLRYSVRHYAVSSS, from the exons ATGTCGGAGGCCGACCGgatacgcctccgcgcggcggcgctggcgctgcACGACGACGGGGTAAGGGACAAGCCGGACGCCAAGGCGAACGTCTTCGCGGATCTTGGCTCGCCGGTGTCGCCGCTGCAGCCGCGGGCGAGCGTGGCgacgtcctcgtcgtcgtcctccgggTCGGCCAAGTCGCCTGCGCCGTCGAATGCTGGGATGGCGGGCGGAAGGAGCCATTCCGGCGAGCTGGTGGCGGAGAGCAACCCGCCGCGGCTGCCGGGGCACGGGCACCGACGGTGCGGATCTGGGCCGTTGATATTCTCTGGCGGAAGCAGCggggggagcggcggcggcggcggcggcggcggcggggaccgTGGGAGCACGGCGAGCTCGCCGATGCTGAATGCGCTCCCCGCCGGGAACATCTGCCTGTCCGGGCGCGTCCCGGGGCCAGCGGCCGCTCCGCCCCCGCCGCGCTCCCGCCCGGACGTGCTCGGATCCGGCACCGGCCACTATGGCCACGGGAGCATCATGCGCGGCGCCGGCATGGCCCCGGCCAGGAGCAGCATTGACGCCTCGTCGTTCCTCGGGCACTCCTCGAGGTCACCGGCAAGCTCCCCCGGGAGCAGCGGGAGCCTCCAGGACGTGACCCGCTTGGGGAACGAGTGCTACAAGAAGGGCAAGTTCGCGGAGGCGCTGCGCCACTACGACCGCGCCATGGCGCTGTGCCCCGAGAGCGCCGCGTGCCGCGGCAACCGAGCCGCCGCGCTCATAGGACTCGGGCggctcgccgccgcgctccgCGAATGCGAGGAGGCCGTCCGGCTCGACCCGGGCAGCGGCCGCGCCCACAGCCGCGTCGCTGGCGTCTGCCTCCG GTTGGGGATGATTTACAAGGCACGGAGGCACTTCACCCAGGCGGGTCATCTTCAGCAGTCCGACCCTGCTGAGTGGCAGAAGCTGCAGGAGGTGGAGATGCATCTGGGAAGATGCACAGATGCAAGGAAAATTGGGGATTGGAAAAGCGCGTTGAGGGAAGCTGATGCTGCCATTGCAGCTGGTGCTGACTCCTCTCAGTTG CTTCTTGCCTTGAGGTCAGAAGCACTTCTCCAGCTTCACAAGCTGGAGGAGGCTCACTCAACTCTTGCATGCCTGCTGAAATTGGAGAGTGCTCCGTCATCTTTGACGGCAGAAAAACTCTCAGGCATGCTCGCTGAGTCATACGTACATATTGTCCGAGCTCAGGTTGACATGGCACTGGGAAG GTTCGATACTGCTGTTGCTGCAGCTGAGAAGGCTAGAGATCTTGATCCAGGGAATGCAGAAGttgggatgattctgaataatgTGAGACTAGTTGCAGGAGCTCGAGCACAAGGAAATGACCTCTTTAAGGCCGCCAAGTTTTCTGATGCGTCTATAGCCTATGGCGAAGGGCTCAAGTATGATCCGTCAAATTCAGTGCTCCACTGCAATCGAGCGGCTTGCTGGTCGAAGCTAGAACGGTGGGACAAAGCTGTTGATGACTGTAATGAGGCACTAAGAATACAGCCAAATTATACAAAGGCTTTATTAAGGCGAGCTGCGTCCTATGCTAAG CTTGAGCGTTGGGCTGATTGTGTGCGGGACTATGAGGTGCTTCGGAAAGAGCTTCCAAGTGATAAGGAGGTTGCGGAAGCTCTATTCCATGCCCAAATTGCCTTGAAGGCAACTCGTGGTGAGGATGTATCAAATATGAAGTTTGGAGGAGAGGTAGAGATAGTAACCAATGTAGAGCAACTCTGTGCTGCCATAAGTTCACCAG GGATATCTGTTGTCTACTTCATGTCGGCAATGAATCAGCAATGCACACAAATGACACCTTCGGTGGACATCCTTTGCACTGAATGCCCCTCAGTGAATTTTCTAAAG GTTAATGTCGACGACAGCCCTATGGTAGCAAAGGCAGAGAATGTGCGGATAGTCCCGACATTTAAGATCTACAAAGCCGGGGTGAGAGCAAAGGAGATGATCTGCCCTAGCTTGCATGTATTGCGCTACTCAGTGAGGCACTATGCTGTatccagttcttga